The Numida meleagris isolate 19003 breed g44 Domestic line chromosome 10, NumMel1.0, whole genome shotgun sequence genome includes a window with the following:
- the TLDC1 gene encoding TLD domain-containing protein 1 isoform X1, producing the protein MGNAESNAYRNHLSRFLPEEQSDVDGVFDSLSGSSGSAASKNGKAMKKTVTLEALKAYMREPLPEQMTVRLYNGMRSIDLTGKSSALSEQIAKEQFVIFMSNLLKGNADEKITIIMRMISTTEGPVKGKQIQEFTEDLIKSVVHVLSYRKELKGWNLENTRDSASGIKALSSQLLSELKLADGTKAVSPQLMEMNFDRSVIEDWVYRVPQISAFLSVVIRQGLHVLHSLPDQTKDIVNLVPGCKGIKGRIVSLFDIPSVMYINSHLPAELQHKWRLLFSSKLHGESFSQLCAHIVNKGPCIVILKDVDGYIFGGFASHSWEVKPQFQGDNRCFLFSVFPSLAVYTYTGYNDHYMYLNHGQQTMPNGLGMGGQHDYFGLWVDSDYGKGHSKAKPRCTTYNSPQLSAKENFTLDALEVWAVGDMPESAETKGKKSILDVDPEAQALLEMTGKSRHSEGLREPIEDEDEDN; encoded by the exons ATgggaaatgcagaaagcaatgCCTATCGGAACCACCTTTCCAGATTTCTTCCTGAGGAGCAGTCTGATGTTGATGGTGTATTTGATAGCTTATCGGGATCAAGCGGCTCAGCAGCAtccaaaaatggaaaagctatGAAGAAAACTGTGACTTTGGAAGCACTgaag gcATATATGCGGGAACCATTACCAGAGCAGATGACTGTTCGGTTGTACAACGGAATGAGAAGCATTGACCTGACTGGAAAATCGTCTGCGCTGAGTGAGCAGATTGCTAAGGAGCAGTTTGTGATTTTTATGTCCAACCTCTTAAAAGGGAATGCAGATGAGAAGATTACCATAATAATGAGAATGATCTCCACCACAGAAGGGCCTGTGAAGGGCAAGCAAATCCAAGAG TTCACAGAGGATCTGATCAAGTCTGTAGTCCATGTACTGAGCTACAGGAAGGAACTGAAAGGTTGGAATTTGGAGAATACTAGGGATTCTGCAAGTGGAATAAAGGCTCTGTCTTCTCAGCTTCTGTCAGAATTGAAACTTGCAG ATGGGACAAAAGCTGTGAGTCCCCAGCTGATGGAGATGAATTTTGATAGAAGTGTCATTGAGGACTGGGTGTACCGAGTTCCACAAATCTCAGCTTTCCTCAGCGTTGTTATCAGGCAAGGCCTCCATGTTCTGCATTCTCTCCCAGACCAAACCAAAGACATAGTCAACTTGGTTCCAGGCTGCAAAGGCATCAAAGGAAGAATCGTCAGCCTCTTTGACATCCCATCCGTCATGTACATCAACTCCCAtttgcctgcagagctgcagcataAGTGGcgccttttattttcttctaaacttCACGGAGAAAGCTTCTCCCAGCTGTGTGCACACATAGTGAACAAAGGTCCCTGCATTGTGATCTTAAAGGATGTAGATGGCTATATCTTTGGTGGCTTTGCATCTCACTCCTGGGAGGTGAAACCACAGTTTCAAG gtGACAATagatgctttctgttttctgtttttccctctcttgCTGTATACACATACACAGGATACAATGACCACTACATGTATTTGAACCACGGCCAGCAAACAATGCCAAATGGACTT GGCATGGGTGGACAGCACGATTACTTCGGACTCTGGGTGGACAGTGATTATGGGAAGGGACACAGTAAAGCAAAGCCTCGATGCACCACCTACAACAGCCCTCAGCTGTCAGCTAAAGAGAACTTTACCCTGGACGCCTTGGAAGTTTGGGCAGTGGGAGACATGCCTGAAAGTGCAGAG acTAAAGGTAAGAAGAGCATCCTGGATGTAGACCCCGAGGCTCAGGCCTTATTAGAAATGACTGGAAAAAGTCGGCACAGTGAAGGATTACGAGAACCCattgaagatgaagatgaagataaCTAA
- the TLDC1 gene encoding TLD domain-containing protein 1 isoform X2 yields MGNAESNAYRNHLSRFLPEEQSDVDGVFDSLSGSSGSAASKNGKAMKKTVTLEALKAYMREPLPEQMTVRLYNGMRSIDLTGKSSALSEQIAKEQFVIFMSNLLKGNADEKITIIMRMISTTEGPVKGKQIQEFTEDLIKSVVHVLSYRKELKGWNLENTRDSASGIKALSSQLLSELKLADGTKAVSPQLMEMNFDRSVIEDWVYRVPQISAFLSVVIRQGLHVLHSLPDQTKDIVNLVPGCKGIKGRIVSLFDIPSVMYINSHLPAELQHKWRLLFSSKLHGESFSQLCAHIVNKGPCIVILKDVDGYIFGGFASHSWEVKPQFQGDNRCFLFSVFPSLAVYTYTGYNDHYMYLNHGQQTMPNGLGMGGQHDYFGLWVDSDYGKGHSKAKPRCTTYNSPQLSAKENFTLDALEVWAVGDMPESAETKVKRSYRSHSVTLILRRSKPHAPGTNVPPAEIP; encoded by the exons ATgggaaatgcagaaagcaatgCCTATCGGAACCACCTTTCCAGATTTCTTCCTGAGGAGCAGTCTGATGTTGATGGTGTATTTGATAGCTTATCGGGATCAAGCGGCTCAGCAGCAtccaaaaatggaaaagctatGAAGAAAACTGTGACTTTGGAAGCACTgaag gcATATATGCGGGAACCATTACCAGAGCAGATGACTGTTCGGTTGTACAACGGAATGAGAAGCATTGACCTGACTGGAAAATCGTCTGCGCTGAGTGAGCAGATTGCTAAGGAGCAGTTTGTGATTTTTATGTCCAACCTCTTAAAAGGGAATGCAGATGAGAAGATTACCATAATAATGAGAATGATCTCCACCACAGAAGGGCCTGTGAAGGGCAAGCAAATCCAAGAG TTCACAGAGGATCTGATCAAGTCTGTAGTCCATGTACTGAGCTACAGGAAGGAACTGAAAGGTTGGAATTTGGAGAATACTAGGGATTCTGCAAGTGGAATAAAGGCTCTGTCTTCTCAGCTTCTGTCAGAATTGAAACTTGCAG ATGGGACAAAAGCTGTGAGTCCCCAGCTGATGGAGATGAATTTTGATAGAAGTGTCATTGAGGACTGGGTGTACCGAGTTCCACAAATCTCAGCTTTCCTCAGCGTTGTTATCAGGCAAGGCCTCCATGTTCTGCATTCTCTCCCAGACCAAACCAAAGACATAGTCAACTTGGTTCCAGGCTGCAAAGGCATCAAAGGAAGAATCGTCAGCCTCTTTGACATCCCATCCGTCATGTACATCAACTCCCAtttgcctgcagagctgcagcataAGTGGcgccttttattttcttctaaacttCACGGAGAAAGCTTCTCCCAGCTGTGTGCACACATAGTGAACAAAGGTCCCTGCATTGTGATCTTAAAGGATGTAGATGGCTATATCTTTGGTGGCTTTGCATCTCACTCCTGGGAGGTGAAACCACAGTTTCAAG gtGACAATagatgctttctgttttctgtttttccctctcttgCTGTATACACATACACAGGATACAATGACCACTACATGTATTTGAACCACGGCCAGCAAACAATGCCAAATGGACTT GGCATGGGTGGACAGCACGATTACTTCGGACTCTGGGTGGACAGTGATTATGGGAAGGGACACAGTAAAGCAAAGCCTCGATGCACCACCTACAACAGCCCTCAGCTGTCAGCTAAAGAGAACTTTACCCTGGACGCCTTGGAAGTTTGGGCAGTGGGAGACATGCCTGAAAGTGCAGAG acTAAAG TGAAACGGAGCTACCGGAGTCATTCAGTCACATTAATCCTAAGAAGGAGCAAACCCCATGCTCCTGGAACAAACGTACCTCCAGCAGAAATTCCCTAG